The Yersinia intermedia genome window below encodes:
- the dam gene encoding adenine-specific DNA-methyltransferase: MKKNRAFLKWAGGKYPLVDDIRRHLPAGDCLIEPFVGAGSVFLNTEYASYILADINSDLINLYNIVKERTDDFVRDARVLFTGDFNNSEQFYLLRQEFNASTDAYRRALLFLYLNRHCYNGLCRYNLSGEFNVPFGRYKKPYFPEIELYWFAEKSQNAVFVCEHYQETLLKAVHGAVVYCDPPYAPLSATANFTAYHTNNFGIVDQQNLARLAYQLSAENKIPVLISNHDTELTRNWYHQASLHVVKARRTISRNILGRSKVNELLALYS, from the coding sequence ATGAAGAAAAACCGCGCTTTTTTAAAATGGGCTGGTGGGAAATATCCGCTGGTTGATGACATACGACGCCATCTTCCAGCGGGAGACTGCTTGATAGAGCCATTCGTCGGTGCGGGTTCGGTGTTTCTTAACACTGAGTATGCGTCTTACATACTGGCCGATATCAACAGCGATCTTATCAACCTCTACAATATCGTGAAGGAACGCACTGATGACTTTGTGCGTGATGCTCGCGTTCTATTTACGGGCGATTTCAATAATTCTGAGCAATTTTACCTACTGCGCCAAGAGTTTAACGCCAGTACCGATGCTTATCGCCGCGCATTATTATTTCTCTATCTGAACCGCCATTGTTATAACGGTCTGTGCCGTTATAATTTGAGCGGTGAATTTAATGTGCCTTTTGGTCGTTATAAAAAACCTTATTTCCCTGAGATTGAGCTGTATTGGTTTGCTGAAAAATCGCAAAATGCGGTATTTGTTTGTGAGCATTATCAGGAAACGCTTTTAAAAGCAGTGCACGGGGCGGTAGTTTATTGCGATCCTCCGTATGCGCCATTGTCAGCGACGGCGAATTTTACGGCATATCACACCAATAACTTTGGCATTGTGGATCAACAGAATTTGGCTCGTCTGGCTTATCAACTTTCGGCCGAGAACAAAATTCCAGTTTTGATTTCTAACCACGACACAGAACTGACGCGCAATTGGTATCATCAAGCGTCACTGCATGTGGTGAAAGCGCGCCGTACTATCAGCCGTAATATTCTTGGTCGCAGTAAAGTGAACGAGCTTTTGGCGCTGTATAGCTGA
- a CDS encoding SPOR domain-containing protein produces the protein MDDLKPEDDLKPDSSDRRPTRARKSSAGPKLAVSRQHIMIGVGILVLLLIIIAIGSALKAPTEHEASQQNPNVDAARNINLSDSSSLTSGNNTQPGVANNASDGHDANGVKNSAQPQDISAPAISPTPTEASVPPSANSPTQRVELPGNMSDALSQTQGQVDTLSQNMNDGQTSTLPTAPATVSGSKGAKAPAPVTGETITHPSQKQAAAAAKQQPVSNHKKPTTVVSPAASAVTKSSSVGSSSTLKNAPGSHFTLQLSSASRSDTLNAYAKQQKLTDYHVYETKRDGKPWYILVSGNYPSSADAKRAITTLPADVQAKKPWVKPVQQVQQDLKK, from the coding sequence ATGGATGATTTAAAACCGGAAGACGATCTGAAACCAGATAGTAGTGACCGTCGTCCTACACGTGCCCGTAAGTCCTCGGCCGGACCTAAGCTTGCAGTTTCACGTCAACACATCATGATTGGTGTCGGCATTTTAGTGCTTTTGTTGATCATTATTGCCATCGGTTCAGCCCTGAAAGCCCCGACAGAGCATGAAGCGTCCCAGCAAAACCCGAATGTTGATGCGGCGAGAAATATTAATCTGTCTGATTCATCTTCACTCACCAGTGGCAATAACACCCAGCCCGGCGTGGCGAACAATGCCAGTGATGGCCATGATGCCAATGGCGTGAAGAACTCGGCTCAGCCACAGGATATTAGTGCCCCGGCGATTTCGCCAACGCCAACTGAGGCCTCAGTGCCGCCTTCGGCGAACAGCCCGACTCAGCGTGTTGAGCTGCCGGGCAATATGTCTGATGCACTCTCTCAAACTCAGGGGCAGGTTGATACCTTGTCTCAGAACATGAATGACGGCCAGACATCAACGTTACCGACGGCACCTGCAACGGTTTCTGGTTCAAAAGGGGCTAAAGCACCGGCACCGGTTACGGGTGAAACTATTACCCATCCGTCGCAGAAACAAGCAGCGGCGGCGGCTAAACAGCAGCCAGTGAGCAACCATAAAAAACCGACCACTGTGGTTTCTCCAGCGGCGTCTGCGGTGACTAAATCAAGTTCAGTTGGCAGCAGCAGTACCTTAAAGAATGCGCCAGGCAGTCATTTCACGCTACAGTTGAGCAGCGCATCGCGCTCAGACACACTGAATGCCTATGCCAAACAGCAAAAATTAACTGACTATCATGTCTATGAAACTAAACGTGATGGCAAACCTTGGTATATTTTAGTAAGTGGTAACTACCCTTCTTCTGCTGATGCAAAAAGGGCCATCACGACGCTACCAGCCGATGTTCAGGCGAAAAAACCGTGGGTTAAACCTGTACAACAAGTGCAGCAAGACCTTAAAAAATAA
- the aroB gene encoding 3-dehydroquinate synthase, translating into MEKITVTLGERSYPITIAAGLFNDSASFAPLKAGDQVMLVTNQTLAPLYLDSLRAVLEQSGIKVDQVILPDGEQYKSLSVLEQVFSALLEKPHGRDTTLVALGGGVVGDLTGFAAACYQRGVRFIQVPTTLLSQVDSSVGGKTAVNHPLGKNMIGAFYQPASVVVDLDCLKTLPSRELASGLAEVIKYGIILDAAFFDWLENNIGALLALDMSALAYCIRRCCELKADVVAADEREESGMRALLNLGHTYGHAIEAEMGYGVWLHGEAVAAGMMMAAHTSRRLGQFSASDVERIKKLLLRAGLPVCGPQEMTPESYLPHMMRDKKVLAGELRLVLPTAIGKSEIRSGIAHDMVLASITDCQL; encoded by the coding sequence ATGGAGAAGATTACTGTCACGTTAGGGGAGCGTAGTTACCCCATTACGATTGCTGCCGGATTGTTCAATGATTCGGCCTCTTTTGCGCCACTAAAAGCGGGTGACCAGGTAATGCTGGTAACTAACCAAACGCTGGCTCCACTCTATCTGGATTCGCTCCGGGCAGTGTTGGAACAAAGTGGCATTAAAGTTGATCAGGTGATTTTACCTGATGGTGAGCAGTATAAATCTCTGAGCGTTCTGGAGCAGGTATTTTCTGCCCTTCTGGAAAAACCGCACGGTCGTGATACTACGCTTGTTGCCTTAGGTGGCGGTGTAGTAGGCGACCTGACCGGTTTTGCTGCGGCTTGCTATCAGCGTGGCGTTCGCTTTATTCAAGTTCCGACTACCTTACTGTCCCAGGTGGATTCCTCTGTCGGTGGCAAAACCGCAGTGAATCATCCATTGGGCAAGAACATGATTGGTGCCTTCTACCAACCCGCATCGGTGGTGGTTGACCTTGATTGTCTAAAAACTCTCCCTTCGCGTGAACTTGCTTCCGGGCTGGCTGAAGTTATCAAATATGGCATCATCCTTGATGCGGCTTTCTTTGATTGGTTAGAAAATAATATCGGCGCATTACTCGCACTGGATATGTCAGCGTTAGCTTACTGCATCCGCCGTTGTTGTGAATTAAAAGCCGATGTTGTTGCTGCCGATGAACGTGAAGAGAGCGGCATGCGCGCATTACTCAATTTAGGTCATACCTATGGCCACGCTATTGAGGCTGAAATGGGCTATGGTGTCTGGTTGCATGGGGAAGCTGTTGCTGCTGGTATGATGATGGCGGCACACACTTCACGCCGATTGGGCCAGTTCTCAGCCAGTGATGTTGAGCGTATCAAAAAACTACTGTTGCGTGCCGGTCTGCCGGTCTGTGGGCCGCAGGAAATGACACCAGAGTCTTATCTGCCGCATATGATGCGGGATAAAAAAGTGCTGGCGGGCGAATTGCGTCTGGTGCTGCCAACGGCTATTGGTAAATCAGAAATCCGTAGCGGTATTGCACATGACATGGTGTTAGCATCTATCACGGATTGCCAGTTATAA
- the aroK gene encoding shikimate kinase AroK — translation MAEKRNIFLVGPMGAGKSTIGRQLAQQLNMEFFDSDQEIERRTGADVGWVFDVEGEEGFRDREEKVINELTEKQGIVLATGGGSVKSRETRNRLSARGVVVYLETTIEKQLARTQRDKKRPLLQVDAPPREVLEALAKERNPLYEEIADVTIRTDDQSAKVVANQIINMLESN, via the coding sequence ATGGCAGAGAAACGCAATATCTTTCTGGTTGGGCCTATGGGTGCCGGCAAAAGCACTATTGGTCGTCAGTTAGCTCAGCAACTCAATATGGAGTTTTTCGACTCCGATCAAGAAATTGAGCGACGTACCGGAGCTGACGTGGGCTGGGTATTCGACGTGGAAGGCGAAGAAGGTTTCCGCGATCGTGAAGAAAAAGTTATTAATGAACTGACGGAAAAGCAAGGCATTGTTCTGGCAACCGGTGGTGGCTCTGTTAAATCCAGAGAAACCCGTAACCGTTTGTCAGCCCGTGGCGTTGTGGTTTATTTAGAAACCACAATCGAGAAGCAGTTGGCACGTACACAGCGCGACAAAAAACGTCCGTTGTTACAAGTTGATGCGCCTCCACGTGAAGTGTTAGAAGCACTGGCAAAAGAACGTAATCCGTTGTACGAAGAAATTGCAGATGTCACCATCCGCACTGACGATCAAAGCGCGAAAGTTGTTGCTAACCAGATTATCAACATGCTGGAAAGTAACTGA
- the hofQ gene encoding DNA uptake porin HofQ — protein MLLLVLLTSRAFSAKTGVPVTVEFHDAPITVVLQALADYQQLNLVIAAGVEGNLSLRLADVPWEQALAIILRMGRLKVEREGSVMMVFTEHEMQERRQRAEQKNAPEPLNNFSLALQYADAEQVADSLTLPEGGLLSPLGSVVVDKRTNTLLIRDTPASLALLKNWLAEMDLPLQQVQLAAHIVTMSREHLQELGVRWGMDDAKQARSLRVNNFNVNLPLPNSALSAGFNVARIGGRLLELELSALEQENQVDIIASPRLVTSHQQTASIKQGSDIPYTVSRGKKGGPTIEFKEAVLGMEVTPKILRNGKITLNLKISQNMPGMAIKRGDSEALLIDKQEIKTQITVNDGETIVLGGIFQQKNSQGVNKVPILADIPWLGALFKQDTQQQSRRELVIFITPRLISA, from the coding sequence ATGTTGCTGCTGGTATTACTCACCAGTCGGGCCTTTAGCGCAAAAACTGGAGTGCCGGTAACCGTCGAGTTCCACGATGCGCCGATAACTGTAGTGTTGCAGGCACTGGCGGATTACCAGCAACTGAATTTAGTGATTGCTGCCGGGGTTGAGGGCAATCTCAGCCTGAGATTGGCGGATGTCCCTTGGGAACAGGCGTTGGCGATTATTTTGCGTATGGGCCGTCTGAAAGTTGAGCGCGAAGGGTCGGTGATGATGGTTTTCACCGAACATGAGATGCAGGAAAGGCGGCAACGAGCGGAACAGAAAAATGCACCTGAGCCCCTAAATAATTTCTCACTCGCCTTGCAGTATGCTGATGCCGAACAAGTTGCAGACAGTTTGACGCTTCCCGAAGGCGGGCTGTTATCACCACTGGGTAGTGTAGTGGTAGATAAACGTACTAATACATTACTCATTCGCGATACTCCCGCGTCTTTAGCACTATTGAAAAACTGGCTGGCAGAGATGGATTTACCGTTACAGCAAGTACAGTTAGCGGCGCACATTGTCACCATGAGTCGGGAACATTTGCAGGAACTTGGTGTGCGTTGGGGGATGGATGACGCAAAGCAAGCTCGTTCGCTGAGAGTGAATAATTTTAATGTTAATTTGCCCCTTCCCAATAGCGCACTCAGTGCTGGATTCAATGTTGCCCGTATTGGCGGACGTCTGCTGGAGCTTGAGTTGAGCGCACTGGAGCAAGAAAATCAGGTTGATATTATTGCCAGCCCTCGGCTGGTGACATCCCATCAACAAACTGCCAGTATCAAGCAAGGTTCTGATATTCCTTATACGGTTTCTCGCGGCAAAAAGGGGGGGCCAACCATCGAATTTAAAGAGGCAGTATTAGGGATGGAGGTCACACCGAAAATACTGCGTAATGGCAAGATTACCCTAAACTTGAAAATCAGCCAGAATATGCCCGGAATGGCAATTAAACGCGGGGATAGTGAAGCATTATTAATAGATAAGCAGGAAATAAAAACCCAAATAACCGTAAACGATGGGGAAACTATTGTGCTCGGGGGGATTTTCCAGCAAAAAAATAGCCAGGGAGTTAATAAAGTGCCCATACTGGCCGATATCCCTTGGCTGGGAGCGCTGTTCAAACAAGACACCCAACAACAAAGTCGGCGGGAGTTAGTGATTTTCATCACGCCAAGGCTAATCAGTGCCTGA
- a CDS encoding DNA utilization family protein, giving the protein MELLKGVALIIVSLAPVVYAPPLLAATGRNPFQDISAQPCDGEREKLTHWRLQGVIRAGDYYSGWILRPEGRWQKLVVGSRLLPDWQVTHIGSRQVSLQYTNPDSFCSGSAEPAVLSMR; this is encoded by the coding sequence ATGGAACTTCTAAAGGGAGTCGCTCTGATAATCGTATCACTGGCACCTGTGGTTTATGCGCCCCCCTTATTGGCAGCCACAGGGCGCAATCCTTTTCAGGACATATCAGCACAACCCTGTGATGGCGAGCGGGAGAAACTCACCCATTGGCGGCTACAAGGGGTTATCAGGGCAGGGGATTACTATTCTGGTTGGATACTGCGCCCTGAGGGCCGCTGGCAGAAGCTGGTGGTAGGCTCACGGTTGTTGCCAGACTGGCAAGTTACTCATATTGGCTCGCGGCAGGTGAGCCTACAGTACACAAACCCAGATAGTTTTTGTTCTGGATCAGCCGAGCCAGCTGTGTTGTCGATGCGCTGA
- a CDS encoding PilN domain-containing protein, with translation MYQVNFSLWRAERQSARYRFWRNIGLCQCLFLIILLVVIQRQSRAVNLSQQNRLAALSQQQVALSQHHQEVQQAMAQLRHWEHRAQIYRQAHQLAHRYTTLLQQLSQQIPDSCWLVSLVPQGDKVVFEVMSQSYAAINLFLVRLGRLPLFTKVHLQKIVQQDDGNFRFAVWADWQDRDSDE, from the coding sequence ATGTATCAAGTTAATTTTTCATTATGGCGTGCCGAGCGCCAATCAGCCCGTTACCGTTTTTGGCGCAATATAGGGTTATGCCAATGCCTGTTTTTGATCATCCTATTGGTTGTAATACAACGGCAATCAAGGGCGGTAAATCTCAGCCAGCAGAACCGCCTGGCGGCACTATCTCAGCAACAAGTTGCTTTAAGCCAGCACCATCAAGAAGTGCAACAGGCAATGGCGCAACTACGGCATTGGGAACACCGTGCTCAGATTTATCGTCAAGCCCACCAACTCGCCCACCGGTATACAACGTTATTGCAGCAACTATCGCAGCAAATTCCCGATAGTTGCTGGTTGGTCAGCCTGGTACCACAAGGTGATAAGGTGGTTTTTGAGGTGATGAGCCAGAGTTATGCGGCAATTAATCTCTTTTTAGTGCGTTTAGGCCGCCTGCCTCTCTTCACAAAGGTGCACTTACAAAAGATTGTTCAGCAGGATGACGGTAATTTTCGCTTTGCGGTTTGGGCTGACTGGCAGGACAGAGATAGTGATGAATAA
- the pilM gene encoding type IV pilus biogenesis protein PilM: protein MYSQYWQVGLDIQIDAIRVLAVVRRRYGWQLRYWWHQTLPSGVLREGILQQPDIVSDKLKLLRKQLPRHISLRIALPAQRILQHTIPTPDRRLREPEREGFINATASKVFPLGSQALALDYRNATASSSELVITAARQSEVEQWQACLHQAGLSPHMIDITPCALRYMAAAAGLSGPYWLVHRLANEWLWVSSADMPFDFGVVAADSDDVTPGQPPTTFNPLPALLKQLQTRYPEQRGIPITVYYSNAADVASAENTTGWSPFTAFAQYQPPLPPSPAAFILAGGLALRPADY from the coding sequence ATGTACTCACAATATTGGCAGGTTGGGCTAGATATTCAAATAGATGCTATACGCGTCTTGGCTGTTGTCAGACGCCGCTATGGCTGGCAACTGCGCTACTGGTGGCATCAAACCTTACCTTCAGGCGTTTTGCGGGAAGGTATTTTACAACAGCCAGATATAGTTAGCGACAAACTCAAATTATTGCGTAAACAATTACCAAGACATATTTCATTACGTATTGCATTGCCCGCACAGCGCATATTGCAACACACTATTCCTACACCGGACCGGCGTTTGCGTGAACCAGAGCGTGAGGGCTTTATCAACGCCACCGCAAGTAAGGTATTTCCGCTCGGCAGTCAGGCTTTAGCCCTCGATTATCGTAACGCAACGGCATCCAGTAGTGAGTTAGTCATCACGGCTGCCCGTCAGTCAGAAGTCGAACAATGGCAGGCGTGCTTACATCAAGCTGGCTTGTCCCCTCATATGATTGATATAACCCCTTGCGCACTGCGTTATATGGCGGCAGCGGCAGGGTTATCGGGGCCATATTGGTTGGTTCATCGTTTGGCGAATGAGTGGCTGTGGGTGTCATCCGCAGACATGCCATTTGATTTTGGTGTGGTAGCGGCTGACTCAGATGATGTAACACCAGGCCAACCGCCGACTACATTTAATCCATTGCCAGCACTGCTGAAACAACTCCAGACGCGTTACCCCGAGCAGCGTGGAATACCGATAACGGTGTATTACAGCAATGCTGCGGATGTTGCATCTGCTGAAAATACCACTGGCTGGTCACCCTTTACGGCTTTTGCCCAGTATCAACCCCCACTGCCACCATCCCCCGCTGCATTTATTCTGGCAGGTGGGCTGGCATTACGCCCGGCAGATTACTGA
- the mrcA gene encoding peptidoglycan glycosyltransferase/peptidoglycan DD-transpeptidase MrcA — MKFVKYFLILTVCCILLGAASIFGLYKYIEPQLPDVATLKDVRLQTPMLVYSAEGELIAQYGEKRRIPLTLKQIPPEMVHAFIATEDSRFYEHHGVDPVGILRAASIAMVSGRASQGASTITQQLARNFFLSPERTLIRKIKEAFLAIRIEQLLTKDEILELYLNKIYLGYRAYGVGAAAQVYFGKEVNELTLSQMAMIAGLPKAPSTFNPLYSHDRAVARRNVVLSRMLDEKYITQAQYDQARSEELVANYHAPQISFSAPYLSEMVRQEMIKRYGENAYTDGYQVYTTITRKLQLAAVDSLRANVLAYDMRHGYRGPSNVLWKVGESAWGREQIIDSLKTLPVYGPLLPAVVTEANAAQATALLADGSNVTLPMAGMRWARPFKSDNAQGPTPKQVTDVVQPGQQIWVRKVEDNWWLAQVPDVNSALVSIDPNNGAIKALVGGFDFNQSKFNRATQALRQVGSNIKPFLYTAAMDKGLTLATILNDLPITRWDAGAGTDWRPKNSPPTYDGPIRLRQGLGQSKNVVMVRAMRAMGVDYAAEYLQRFGFPAQNIVHSESLALGSASFTPLQLVRGYAVLANGGYLVDPYFITKITDDVGNVLFEEKPKIVCEECNLPVIYGDTQRSVVLSDDNIENVATSQSNSASNVPMPELEQVTPAQAKLNSDQQYAPHVISTPLAFLIRDALNSNIFGEPGWMGTGWRAGRDLKRKDIGGKTGTTNNSKDAWFSGYGPDTVTSVWIGFDDHRRDLGRSSASGAISDQIAGAEGGAKSAQPAWDDFMKAALEGLPEKPVSPPPGIVSVVIDKQTGKLSSGGPGSRSEYFIEGTQPTEFSVHEAGTTLMDNGQTHELF, encoded by the coding sequence GTGAAGTTCGTAAAGTATTTTTTGATCCTTACAGTGTGTTGCATTTTACTGGGAGCAGCCTCGATATTTGGCCTGTACAAATATATTGAGCCGCAGCTACCCGATGTTGCCACGCTGAAAGATGTCCGGCTGCAAACACCTATGTTGGTGTATAGCGCCGAAGGCGAATTGATCGCTCAATACGGTGAAAAACGCCGTATCCCGTTGACATTAAAACAGATTCCACCAGAAATGGTGCATGCGTTTATTGCTACAGAAGATAGTCGATTCTATGAGCATCATGGTGTGGACCCCGTTGGGATCCTACGTGCTGCCTCAATTGCTATGGTTTCTGGGCGTGCCTCACAAGGGGCAAGTACCATTACCCAGCAATTAGCTCGAAACTTCTTCTTAAGCCCGGAACGGACTTTGATACGTAAAATCAAGGAAGCCTTTCTGGCAATTCGCATCGAACAGTTACTGACCAAAGATGAAATCCTTGAGCTTTATCTAAACAAGATTTATCTCGGCTACCGTGCCTATGGTGTCGGCGCAGCGGCACAGGTCTATTTCGGCAAAGAGGTTAATGAATTGACCCTCAGCCAGATGGCGATGATTGCCGGTTTGCCAAAAGCCCCTTCCACTTTCAACCCGCTCTATTCACATGACCGAGCGGTGGCGCGCCGTAACGTCGTGCTGTCACGAATGCTGGATGAAAAGTACATCACTCAAGCGCAATACGATCAGGCGCGCAGTGAAGAGCTGGTTGCCAACTACCATGCACCGCAAATCTCCTTCTCAGCACCTTATCTGTCAGAAATGGTGCGTCAGGAGATGATTAAGCGTTATGGTGAGAATGCCTATACCGACGGCTACCAGGTCTATACCACCATTACCAGAAAGCTCCAGTTGGCGGCAGTCGACTCATTACGTGCCAATGTGCTGGCGTATGATATGCGCCATGGTTATCGAGGCCCGTCCAATGTGTTGTGGAAAGTGGGCGAAAGTGCCTGGGGCCGCGAGCAAATTATTGATTCGCTAAAAACCTTACCGGTCTATGGCCCACTGCTGCCAGCGGTGGTGACCGAAGCCAATGCGGCGCAAGCAACGGCACTGTTGGCAGATGGCAGCAACGTGACCTTGCCAATGGCCGGCATGCGTTGGGCGCGTCCGTTTAAATCAGATAACGCTCAAGGGCCGACGCCAAAACAAGTCACCGATGTGGTGCAGCCTGGTCAGCAAATTTGGGTGAGAAAAGTAGAGGATAATTGGTGGCTGGCACAGGTGCCGGACGTCAACTCAGCCTTGGTTTCTATCGATCCAAACAACGGTGCGATTAAGGCGCTGGTTGGCGGTTTTGACTTTAACCAAAGTAAATTTAACCGCGCTACGCAGGCACTACGTCAGGTCGGTTCGAATATCAAACCCTTCCTGTATACTGCGGCAATGGATAAAGGTCTGACGCTGGCGACCATCCTCAACGATCTGCCAATTACACGCTGGGATGCGGGTGCAGGCACCGATTGGCGGCCAAAAAACTCACCACCGACTTACGATGGCCCAATTCGTTTGCGTCAAGGTTTAGGTCAGTCGAAGAACGTGGTGATGGTGCGGGCAATGCGTGCCATGGGTGTGGATTACGCAGCTGAATACCTGCAACGCTTTGGTTTCCCGGCACAGAATATTGTGCACTCAGAATCCCTGGCATTAGGTTCCGCCTCCTTTACGCCATTGCAGTTAGTCCGAGGTTACGCTGTGTTGGCAAACGGTGGCTATCTGGTCGATCCGTATTTCATCACCAAGATAACTGATGATGTCGGCAATGTGCTGTTCGAAGAGAAACCAAAGATTGTCTGTGAAGAGTGTAACTTACCGGTTATTTACGGTGACACTCAACGTTCAGTGGTGCTGTCTGACGATAACATCGAAAACGTCGCCACCTCGCAGAGCAATAGCGCCAGTAATGTACCTATGCCTGAGTTAGAACAAGTGACGCCAGCACAGGCCAAGCTCAACAGTGACCAACAATACGCACCACATGTGATAAGCACGCCGTTGGCCTTCTTGATTCGTGATGCGTTGAACTCAAACATCTTCGGGGAACCGGGCTGGATGGGTACCGGCTGGCGCGCTGGGCGTGACCTGAAACGCAAGGATATCGGTGGTAAAACCGGTACCACCAACAACTCGAAAGATGCCTGGTTCTCTGGCTACGGCCCGGATACCGTGACCTCTGTTTGGATTGGCTTCGATGACCATCGCCGCGACTTAGGCCGTAGCTCCGCATCGGGGGCAATATCAGATCAGATCGCGGGTGCGGAAGGTGGGGCGAAAAGTGCGCAACCTGCATGGGATGACTTTATGAAAGCCGCCCTTGAAGGCTTACCGGAAAAACCTGTCTCTCCACCGCCAGGTATTGTCAGTGTAGTGATTGATAAACAGACCGGTAAGTTATCCAGTGGCGGGCCAGGCAGCCGCTCAGAGTACTTTATCGAGGGGACACAACCCACTGAGTTCTCAGTACATGAAGCGGGTACCACCCTGATGGATAACGGGCAGACTCATGAGTTGTTCTAA
- the nudE gene encoding ADP compounds hydrolase NudE codes for MKHLQKPKILKIETVAHSRLFTVEAVDLEFSNGVQRVYERMRPSNREAVMIVPIIGDDLLLIREYAVGIEEYELGFPKGLIDPGEGVLEAANRELMEEVGFGAKRFDYLTKLTMAPSYFSSKMNIVIAHNLYPQSLEGDEPEPLPQVRWPIANMMALLDEPGFNEARNVSALFLAQAFLNK; via the coding sequence ATGAAACACCTGCAAAAACCTAAAATTCTTAAAATAGAAACGGTTGCCCACTCCCGCTTGTTTACCGTTGAAGCGGTGGATCTGGAGTTCAGCAATGGCGTGCAACGGGTTTATGAACGAATGCGGCCATCAAATCGTGAAGCGGTTATGATCGTGCCGATTATTGGTGATGACCTTTTGCTGATTCGCGAATATGCCGTGGGTATTGAAGAGTATGAGTTGGGCTTCCCCAAGGGGCTGATTGATCCGGGCGAGGGTGTGTTGGAGGCGGCAAATCGTGAGCTGATGGAAGAGGTTGGCTTTGGTGCTAAACGCTTTGATTATCTCACTAAGCTGACAATGGCTCCGTCCTATTTCTCTAGCAAAATGAATATCGTTATTGCCCATAACCTCTATCCACAAAGTCTGGAGGGCGATGAGCCGGAACCTTTGCCACAAGTGCGCTGGCCGATCGCCAATATGATGGCACTGCTGGATGAGCCGGGCTTCAATGAGGCCCGTAATGTTAGTGCCCTTTTTCTGGCTCAGGCATTTCTTAATAAGTAA